A single region of the Ziziphus jujuba cultivar Dongzao chromosome 10, ASM3175591v1 genome encodes:
- the LOC132799169 gene encoding cytochrome P450 714C2-like, which yields MEEVFGVKTSIVCFSILLLVYIYYKLGVKSEIIRAKLRKQGISGPLPSIVLGNVPEIRRIMSEASSKGVKENNLQLVDHSLSLFPYFKKWTKQFGRTFMFALGGVQLLYVCDAEIVRELSIFKSLDLGKPAYLQKDRGPLLGKGLITTNGTLWAHQRKTIAPHLYMYKIKDMVNLVVESANTLVKAWESRVDQTAHGGAVDIPVHDYVRSFSSNVISNILFGSNYREGNMIFPKYRALLNAMASPTILNGIPFSRFFPTKKNMQVWRLEKEINSMIIDIKNKHIGRPHDEDMLKGIMAGAKNAKLGPNAEDQYLVDNCKNLFLAGSEVPAVAAMWGLMLLALYPEWQARIRSEVEQVCGNPNIIDASVLHKMKVIEMVIQEVLRLYPAVIFVSRQALEDIKVGKMWVPKGVNIWIWMLELHRDPELWGPDAHKFNPERFANGVTGACKCPQAYLPFGVGGRVCPGQSLAMVELKILFALIVSNFNLSVSPNYHHSPVYGLLLQPEHGVNLLVQKI from the exons ATGGAGGAGGTTTTTGGCGTAAAAACTAGTAtagtttgtttttcaattttattgttggTATATATTTATTACAAACTTGGAGTGAAGTCTGAAATTATACGAGCAAAGCTTAGAAAGCAAGGTATAAGTGGTCCATTGCCATCCATTGTATTGGGGAATGTTCCTGAAATAAGGCGGATAATGTCTGAAGCTTCTAGCAAAGGTGTCAAGGAGAATAATTTGCAGCTAGTTGACCATTCTTTATCTCTCTTCCCATATTTCAAGAAGTGGACCAAGCAATTTG GAAGGACGTTTATGTTTGCGCTTGGAGGAGTACAGTTACTGTATGTTTGCGATGCTGAAATAGTAAGAGAATTAAGCATCTTCAAATCACTGGACTTGGGGAAGCCTGCTTATCTGCAGAAGGATAGGGGTCCTCTATTAGGCAAAGGCCTCATTACAACAAATGGTACACTTTGGGCCCACCAGAGAAAAACAATAGCTCCCCACCTCTACATGTATAAGATTAAG GACATGGTGAACCTAGTGGTGGAATCTGCAAATACACTAGTTAAGGCTTGGGAAAGCAGAGTTGATCAAACAGCTCATGGTGGTGCTGTAGATATACCGGTCCATGACTACGTGAGAAGCTTCTCTTCCAATGTAatttcaaacattttatttgGAAGCAACTATAGAGAAGGAAACATGATATTTCCCAAGTATAGAGCCCTTCTGAATGCCATGGCTTCACCCACCATACTTAATGGGATTCCCTTCTCAAG ATTTTTTCCCACCAAGAAAAATATGCAAGTGTGGAGATtggaaaaggaaataaattccatgatcaTTGACATAAAGAACAAACACATTGGAAGGCCACATGATGAGGACATGTTAAAGGGGATCATGGCAGGTGCGAAGAATGCTAAGCTTGGGCCAAACGCCGAGGATCAATATCTAGTGGACAATTGCAAGAACCTCTTCTTGGCTGGATCTGAAGTTCCTGCTGTTGCTGCAATGTGGGGTTTGATGCTATTAGCTCTGTATCCCGAGTGGCAAGCGCGAATTCGCTCTGAGGTCGAGCAAGTTTGTGGCAATCCCAACATTATTGATGCTAGCGTACTTCACAAGATGAAAGTG ATCGAAATGGTTATACAAGAGGTGTTGCGGCTATACCCGGCAGTGATATTTGTGTCGAGGCAAGCCTTAGAAGATATAAAGGTGGGGAAAATGTGGGTTCCAAAAGGTGTAAATATATGGATATGGATGCTAGAGTTGCATCGAGATCCTGAACTTTGGGGACCTGATGCTCACAAGTTCAACCCTGAAAGGTTTGCTAATGGAGTTACCGGGGCTTGCAAGTGTCCGCAAGCCTACTTGCCATTTGGTGTTGGTGGCCGAGTATGCCCAGGACAGAGCTTAGCTATGGTAGAGCTGAAGATCCTCTTTGCTCTGATTGTATCCAATTTCAATCTCTCTGTTTCTCCCAACTATCATCATTCCCCAGTTTATGGTTTGCTTTTGCAGCCTGAACATGGTGTAAATCTTCTAGTACAAAAGATATGA
- the LOC107435213 gene encoding cytochrome P450 714C2, with the protein MEEAFSIKCMGMVWVFIGCLLLMSMYIYYTFGVKVKIIRSKFRKQGINGPLPSVILGNVPEMKQILSRTSVNDHVKEKLLIDHSLSLFPYLKQWSKQFGATFMFALGGMQILYVCDVKLVKEFSIFKSVDLGKPAYLQKDRGPLLGKGLISTNGALWAHQRKTESPHLYMSKIKDMVNLMVESANTLVKTWESKINQTDGGVVDLPVHDYVRSFSSTVISKILFGSNYEQGNTIFPKHGALLKAMASPTILNGIPFSKFLPTKKNMEVWRLEKEINSIIIDIKNRHIGRPHQDENMLKVIMEGAKNAKLGPTAEDQYIVDNCKNLFLAGSEVPAVAAMWGLMLLALHPEWQARLRSEVQQVCGRGHNIIDANMLSKMKMMEMVIQEVLRLYPAVIFVSRQALEDVKVGEMLVPKGVNIWIWMLELHRDPELWGPDAYKFNPERFANGVSGACKCPQAYLPFGVGRRVCPGQSLAMVELKILFALIVSNFTVSVSPKYRHSPVYGLLLQPEHGIDLLVQKI; encoded by the exons ATGGAGGAGGCTTTTAGCATAAAATGTATGGGCATGGTTTGGGTTTTCATAGGGTGTTTATTATTGATGTCGatgtatatttattatacattcggagtaaaagttaaaattatacGATCAAAGTTTCGAAAGCAAGGTATAAATGGTCCATTGCCATCCGTTATATTGGGGAATGTTCCTGAAATGAAGCAGATATTATCCCGGACTTCAGTCAATGATCATGTCAAAGAAAAGTTACTGATTGACCATTCTTTATCCCTCTTTCCATATTTAAAGCAGTGGTCTAAGCAATTtg GAGCAACGTTCATGTTTGCCCTTGGAGGGATGCAAATATTGTACGTTTGTGATGTTAAACTAGTAAAAGAATTCAGCATCTTCAAATCGGTGGACTTGGGGAAGCCTGCTTATCTTCAGAAAGACAGAGGTCCTTTATTAGGCAAGGGCCTCATTTCCACAAACGGTGCACTTTGGGCCCACCAAAGAAAAACTGAATCTCCCCATCTTTACATGTCCAAAATTAAG GACATGGTGAACCTAATGGTGGAATCTGCAAATACACTAGTTAAAACTTGGGAAagcaaaattaatcaaacagATGGTGGGGTTGTAGATTTACCTGTCCATGATTATGTGAGAAGCTTCTCTTCAACCGTAATTTCTAAGATTTTGTTTGGAAGCAACTATGAACAAGGAAACACCATATTCCCCAAGCATGGAGCTCTTCTTAAGGCCATGGCTTCACCTACAATACTCAATGGGATTCCCTTCTCAAA ATTTCTTCCCACCAAGAAAAACATGGAAGTGTGGaggctagaaaaagaaattaactcCATAATCATTGACATAAAGAACAGACATATTGGAAGACCTCATCAGGATGAGAACATGTTGAAAGTGATCATGGAAGGTGCCAAGAATGCTAAGCTTGGGCCAACCGCTGAGGATCAATATATAGTGGACAATTGCAAGAATCTCTTCTTGGCAGGATCTGAAGTTCCTGCTGTTGCAGCAATGTGGGGTTTGATGCTATTAGCTTTGCATCCCGAGTGGCAAGCGCGTCTACGCTCTGAGGTTCAGCAAGTTTGTGGCCGCGGGCATAACATCATCGATGCTAATATGCTTAGCAAGATGAAAATG ATGGAAATGGTTATTCAAGAGGTGCTGCGGCTATACCCGGCAGTGATATTTGTGTCAAGGCAAGCCTTGGAAGATGTGAAGGTGGGGGAAATGTTGGTCCCCAAAGGTGTGAATATATGGATATGGATGCTAGAGTTGCACAGAGATCCTGAACTTTGGGGACCTGATGCTTACAAGTTCAATCCTGAAAGGTTTGCCAATGGAGTTTCAGGGGCTTGCAAGTGTCCTCAAGCCTACTTGCCGTTTGGTGTTGGTCGCCGAGTATGTCCTGGACAGAGCTTAGCCATGGTGGAACTGAAAATACTTTTTGCTCTCATTGTATCCAATTTCACTGTCTCTGTTTCTCCAAAATATCGTCACTCCCCTGTTTATGGTTTGCTTTTGCAGCCTGAACATGGTATAGATCTCCTAGTACAAAAAatatga